The following proteins are co-located in the Halarcobacter sp. genome:
- the fabI gene encoding enoyl-ACP reductase FabI, whose amino-acid sequence MLMEGKKGVILGVANNKSIAYGIAKQCAAQGAKIAFTYLNDSLKKRVEPIAAEFGSEDLVYPCDVSNPDEIKALKESLEKDLGQIDFIVHSIAFAPKEGLSGRFYDISKEAFDIAMDISVYSLIEVTRELKPLLSDNSSILTLTYYGGAKYIPNYNLMGVAKAALEMTTKYLAEDLGKDGTRVNAISAGPIKTLAAAGIGDFRFMLKWNEAHAPLKKNVSTDEVGNSGMYLLSDLSSAVTGEIHYVDCGYNIMGMPAVEFEDGKPRIAWNGTDK is encoded by the coding sequence ATGTTGATGGAAGGTAAAAAAGGTGTTATTTTAGGAGTAGCAAACAACAAATCAATTGCTTATGGTATTGCTAAACAATGTGCAGCTCAAGGTGCAAAAATTGCATTTACTTATTTAAATGATAGTCTAAAAAAAAGAGTTGAGCCTATAGCCGCTGAATTTGGAAGTGAAGATTTAGTTTATCCTTGTGATGTTAGTAATCCAGATGAGATTAAAGCTTTAAAAGAGTCTTTAGAGAAAGATTTAGGTCAAATTGATTTTATCGTTCATTCAATTGCATTTGCACCAAAAGAGGGATTATCTGGAAGATTTTATGATATCTCTAAAGAAGCATTTGATATAGCTATGGATATCTCAGTATATTCACTTATTGAAGTAACAAGAGAATTAAAACCTTTATTATCAGATAATTCATCAATCCTTACATTAACATATTATGGTGGAGCAAAATATATTCCAAACTATAACTTAATGGGTGTAGCAAAAGCTGCATTGGAAATGACTACAAAATATCTTGCAGAAGATTTAGGTAAAGATGGTACTAGAGTTAATGCAATTAGTGCAGGACCTATTAAAACTTTAGCTGCTGCTGGTATTGGTGATTTTAGATTTATGCTTAAATGGAATGAAGCCCATGCCCCACTTAAAAAGAATGTTTCAACTGATGAAGTTGGAAATTCAGGTATGTATCTATTAAGTGATTTAAGTTCAGCTGTAACAGGTGAGATTCATTATGTTGATTGTGGTTACAATATTATGGGTATGCCAGCTGTTGAGTTTGAAGATGGGAAGCCAAGGATTGCATGGAACGGAACTGATAAGTAG
- the lysA gene encoding diaminopimelate decarboxylase yields MSINFKELANKYQTPYYVYDFDYISNQYNELKGAFKARKSLIAYAVKANSNLSVIKHLANLGAGADCVSIGEVKRALKVGIAPYKIIFSGVGKIDDEIIQALQLDILMINVESSAELDRVELIAKELGKCARISIRVNPNIDPQTHPYISTGLHENKFGVDIDTAKRMYIQCNNSENLDPVGIHCHIGSQLTQLSPIKESVKIIADLVRNLKAIKIELSFMDIGGGLGIIYEDEKLIDTNEYAQSVLETMFGLDITVVCEPGRFMVGNAGTFVTKVLYEKVNGEKRFVIVDGAMNDLIRPSLYNAYHKIEVLNDNKEFSDCNLVGPVCESGDFFAKNVELPKTEHNDLVAIYSAGAYCFSMASNYNTRGRVAEIAIENGQDRLIRKRETFEDIIALEEEFIK; encoded by the coding sequence ATGAGTATAAACTTTAAAGAATTAGCAAATAAATATCAAACACCTTATTATGTGTATGATTTTGATTATATTTCAAATCAATACAATGAATTAAAAGGGGCTTTTAAAGCTAGAAAATCACTTATTGCGTATGCAGTTAAAGCAAATTCAAATTTATCTGTTATTAAACATCTTGCGAATCTTGGAGCGGGTGCGGATTGTGTTAGTATTGGTGAAGTTAAAAGGGCATTAAAAGTTGGAATTGCACCTTATAAAATCATTTTTTCTGGTGTTGGAAAAATTGACGATGAGATTATACAAGCATTGCAATTAGATATTTTAATGATAAATGTGGAAAGTTCAGCGGAGCTTGATAGGGTTGAACTTATTGCAAAAGAACTTGGAAAATGTGCCAGAATATCTATAAGAGTTAATCCAAATATTGATCCTCAAACCCATCCATATATTTCAACAGGGTTACATGAAAATAAATTTGGTGTTGATATTGATACAGCAAAAAGGATGTATATTCAATGTAATAATTCTGAAAATCTTGATCCTGTTGGTATTCATTGTCATATTGGGTCTCAATTAACTCAATTATCACCAATAAAAGAGTCGGTTAAAATCATTGCAGATTTAGTAAGAAACCTAAAAGCTATTAAAATAGAGCTTTCATTTATGGATATTGGTGGTGGATTAGGAATCATTTATGAAGATGAAAAACTAATTGATACAAATGAATATGCACAGTCAGTATTAGAAACTATGTTTGGTCTTGATATTACAGTTGTTTGTGAACCAGGAAGATTTATGGTTGGAAATGCAGGTACATTTGTAACAAAAGTATTATATGAAAAAGTAAATGGTGAAAAAAGATTTGTTATTGTAGATGGAGCAATGAATGATTTAATCAGACCATCTTTATATAATGCCTATCATAAGATTGAAGTTTTAAATGATAATAAAGAGTTTAGTGATTGTAACTTAGTTGGTCCAGTTTGTGAAAGTGGTGACTTCTTTGCAAAAAATGTTGAACTTCCAAAAACAGAACACAATGATTTAGTTGCAATTTATAGTGCAGGGGCATATTGTTTTTCAATGGCAAGTAACTATAATACAAGAGGTAGAGTTGCTGAGATTGCAATTGAAAATGGGCAAGATAGACTTATTAGAAAAAGAGAAACTTTTGAAGATATTATAGCTTTAGAAGAGGAGTTTATAAAATAA
- a CDS encoding HAD-IIA family hydrolase, translated as MNKGFFIDVQGTLIDDIDKSPIKGACEFISYLNNKNIPYVVITNNSKNKSEDFIEELKQKGFDIRNYIDPFYILKEVLKNKKIAAFGTEKFLEVLISMGYKIDFDDFESLIVSIREDYTNEDYSKMIECALKTDNLIAMHGTSIYSKNGKRYPGVGAIMSMVKFAVNKDYQIVGKPSLSFYEKARKLINLDFKDITVISDDMIGDLLGAQELGMKTNLVLSGKTRTKEEIVNTLEKDNLPNEIFNDMSEILESLKKGIV; from the coding sequence ATGAATAAAGGTTTTTTTATAGATGTACAAGGTACTTTAATCGATGACATTGATAAAAGTCCAATAAAGGGTGCCTGTGAATTTATATCATATTTAAATAATAAAAACATACCTTATGTTGTAATTACTAATAATAGTAAAAATAAGAGTGAAGATTTTATTGAAGAGTTAAAGCAAAAAGGTTTTGATATAAGAAATTATATTGACCCTTTTTATATTTTAAAAGAGGTTTTAAAAAATAAAAAAATTGCTGCATTTGGTACAGAAAAATTTTTAGAGGTCTTAATCTCAATGGGATATAAAATTGATTTTGATGATTTTGAATCTTTGATTGTATCTATTAGAGAAGATTACACAAATGAAGATTATTCAAAAATGATTGAATGTGCATTAAAAACAGATAACTTAATTGCAATGCATGGTACATCTATTTATAGCAAAAATGGGAAAAGGTATCCAGGTGTTGGAGCAATTATGAGTATGGTTAAATTTGCAGTTAATAAAGATTATCAAATTGTTGGTAAGCCTAGTTTAAGTTTCTATGAAAAAGCAAGAAAATTGATTAATTTAGATTTTAAAGATATTACTGTTATAAGTGATGATATGATTGGTGATTTACTTGGGGCACAAGAGTTAGGTATGAAAACAAATTTAGTTTTAAGTGGAAAAACTAGAACAAAAGAAGAGATTGTTAATACTCTTGAAAAAGATAACTTACCAAATGAAATTTTTAATGATATGAGTGAAATTTTAGAAAGTTTAAAAAAAGGTATAGTATGA
- the pheA gene encoding chorismate mutase: MSEKGLKELRDKLDSIDNELLKLINERMEIVHQVGVLKAHSGGAIYRPEREKAIIDRLDTLNNGKLNRKAIEALFLEIFAISRNIELPENIAFLGPEGSFTHQAAETRFGAMSSYISIGSIKGVFREVSTKKARFGVIPIENSSNGIVSDTINCLSTYNLKIIAEVVLDIHHTLATTCDKVTDIKRIYSKDIAFEQCHSFLENFGLDEVEHIPVESTTKAAKLALNEPNSAAICSHVGAKIYNLPILFENIEDKDNNKTRFFIVSDFENAQSGNDKTSILVKFPNTPGALVDFLLDFKNEGIDLTKIKSHIVEGISIFFIDFNGHKDDENIKRIFNKHKDSIKFLGSYVKEVDDI, encoded by the coding sequence ATGAGTGAAAAGGGTTTAAAAGAGTTAAGAGATAAGTTAGATTCTATTGATAATGAGCTTTTAAAACTTATAAATGAGAGAATGGAAATAGTTCATCAAGTTGGAGTATTGAAAGCACATAGTGGTGGAGCTATTTATAGACCAGAAAGGGAAAAGGCTATTATTGATAGGCTAGATACTTTAAATAATGGAAAACTAAATAGAAAAGCTATTGAGGCACTATTTTTAGAAATATTTGCAATATCAAGAAATATTGAATTACCAGAAAATATTGCTTTTTTAGGACCTGAAGGAAGCTTCACTCATCAAGCAGCAGAAACAAGATTTGGGGCAATGAGCTCATATATATCTATAGGTTCTATTAAAGGTGTATTTAGAGAAGTTAGTACAAAAAAAGCTAGATTTGGAGTTATTCCAATAGAAAACTCTTCAAATGGTATAGTAAGTGATACTATAAATTGTCTAAGCACATATAATTTAAAAATTATTGCAGAAGTAGTTTTAGATATTCATCATACTTTAGCAACAACTTGTGATAAGGTTACTGATATTAAAAGAATCTATTCAAAAGATATAGCTTTTGAACAGTGTCATAGTTTTTTAGAAAACTTTGGTTTAGATGAGGTTGAACATATTCCTGTTGAATCTACAACAAAAGCTGCAAAACTAGCATTAAATGAACCAAATAGTGCTGCAATTTGTTCTCATGTTGGAGCAAAAATTTATAATCTTCCAATCTTATTTGAAAATATTGAAGATAAAGATAATAATAAAACTAGATTTTTTATAGTAAGTGATTTTGAAAATGCACAGTCTGGAAATGATAAAACATCAATTTTAGTAAAATTCCCTAATACACCAGGTGCATTAGTTGATTTTCTATTAGATTTTAAGAATGAAGGTATAGATTTAACAAAAATTAAATCTCATATTGTTGAAGGTATTTCTATTTTCTTTATTGATTTTAATGGTCATAAAGATGATGAAAATATAAAAAGGATTTTTAATAAACATAAAGATAGTATTAAATTCTTAGGATCTTACGTAAAAGAGGTTGATGATATTTAA